The proteins below come from a single Oscillospiraceae bacterium genomic window:
- a CDS encoding DUF4855 domain-containing protein: MQGEYCTSGQNTGGIRNLVLIYNGYYDRQQGDWSAQELLPYLLYQKRNAGFGEPFFDGFLFLGLLSCTGNQLFEAVDPAKAATWEDFEWYLNKTLRPQGDLCALHEAVLQARKLSRRPQLQARLGLTIPFPSRQTFGGPESQKAAIDRYMDRMAELYRPFEQLDTLRLCGLYWLHEDASQTELIDYAGRKARERGLAFLWIPYYRALGFDRWQAMGFDAAILQPNHYFNGTQPVQIQNAAELAAQNHMGLELEFDERAFDDENFYRRYLDYLKGAQRFGFSGSQVFKGYYQDVKAIYNAANRGGARGRELYEKTFEVATGHKGE, translated from the coding sequence ATGCAAGGTGAATATTGCACATCCGGACAGAATACAGGCGGAATCCGGAATCTGGTATTGATTTATAATGGGTATTACGACCGGCAGCAGGGAGATTGGAGCGCACAAGAGCTGCTGCCCTATCTGCTGTATCAAAAACGAAATGCCGGTTTCGGCGAGCCCTTTTTCGATGGATTTCTCTTTTTGGGGCTTTTGTCCTGCACAGGCAACCAGCTGTTTGAGGCGGTGGACCCCGCCAAGGCGGCCACCTGGGAGGATTTTGAGTGGTATCTGAACAAAACGTTGCGGCCGCAGGGGGACCTGTGTGCGCTGCACGAGGCGGTGCTGCAGGCCAGAAAACTCAGCCGGCGGCCCCAGCTGCAGGCGCGGCTGGGGCTGACCATTCCCTTTCCCTCCCGGCAGACCTTTGGCGGACCGGAAAGCCAGAAAGCGGCCATTGACCGGTATATGGACCGCATGGCGGAGCTGTACCGCCCCTTTGAGCAGCTGGACACGCTGCGGTTGTGCGGCCTGTACTGGCTGCATGAGGATGCTTCCCAGACAGAACTGATTGACTATGCAGGCCGAAAAGCCAGAGAGCGCGGACTTGCCTTTTTGTGGATTCCCTACTACCGGGCTTTGGGGTTTGACCGCTGGCAGGCAATGGGATTTGATGCGGCCATCCTGCAGCCAAACCACTACTTTAATGGAACGCAGCCGGTGCAGATTCAAAATGCAGCGGAACTCGCCGCCCAAAACCACATGGGGCTGGAATTGGAGTTTGACGAGCGCGCTTTTGACGACGAAAATTTTTACCGGCGTTATCTGGATTATCTGAAAGGCGCACAGCGGTTTGGGTTCAGTGGATCCCAGGTGTTCAAGGGATATTACCAGGATGTGAAGGCCATATACAACGCGGCGAACAGGGGCGGCGCCCGCGGCCGTGAGCTCTATGAAAAAACTTTCGAGGTTGCAACAGGGCATAAAGGAGAGTAA
- a CDS encoding extracellular solute-binding protein produces the protein MKKRKMLSLFLVGCLAAGTLAGCGGKSNSGDSQSGSDQASSDFSKLKILGTEGWAPCNDWNEVEEYSAYQILKSKLDDAKLDIDWEVVAPEQYSVILQTRFASGKDLPDIAKAHTMDDAALMALAEQGLIIPINEIIDKYSQGPAKEAFDKKFPTMRPLTTAEDGNIYWFCNVSSKYYGDNTDPNGSFSMLYRRDWADKLGIAEPTNLEEFTQMLRDFREKDANGNGQQDEIMFIDPSSFRTSIAQWFDLPTDMIALDPVENKMVSPWNSPNVKPYFEYLNSLVQEGILDPSVAGNWELMAQKRAENKLGCLWDYTNAMWNEPTVAEIAPDALYAPLMPLPALDGVEPGSMSEPSSMVWERYVVTKDCEDLEAVARLLDIVYSDEYAVLTAFGQEGVNFTYEDGVMTPIPGLTADMAHEQRISEGAMLWNGVLPRVQEVDMRQQVANCDDYKRQVTLDLIDYDLKYPDQVNNFLALPTKEESDKINALLPNLQTASKELATKLTLGQISVDDLDKEVEKLEELGLSELVDIYQARYERYLANMPS, from the coding sequence ATGAAAAAAAGAAAAATGCTCTCCCTGTTTTTGGTGGGCTGCTTGGCTGCCGGTACTCTGGCCGGCTGCGGCGGAAAATCCAATTCTGGCGATTCCCAGAGCGGCAGCGACCAGGCTTCCAGTGATTTCAGCAAACTTAAGATCCTGGGCACCGAGGGCTGGGCTCCCTGCAACGACTGGAACGAGGTAGAGGAATACAGCGCCTATCAAATCCTGAAAAGCAAGCTGGACGATGCAAAGCTGGACATCGACTGGGAAGTGGTTGCCCCTGAGCAGTACTCGGTGATCCTGCAGACCCGGTTTGCCTCCGGCAAGGATCTGCCCGACATCGCCAAGGCCCATACCATGGACGACGCCGCCCTGATGGCTCTGGCGGAGCAGGGCCTGATCATCCCCATCAACGAGATCATCGACAAATATTCCCAGGGCCCTGCCAAGGAGGCTTTTGACAAAAAGTTCCCCACCATGCGTCCGCTCACCACTGCCGAGGACGGCAACATTTATTGGTTCTGCAATGTGTCGAGTAAGTACTACGGCGACAATACCGACCCCAACGGCAGCTTCTCCATGCTCTACCGCCGCGACTGGGCCGACAAGCTGGGGATTGCCGAACCCACCAATCTGGAAGAGTTTACCCAGATGCTGCGGGACTTCCGGGAAAAGGACGCCAATGGCAACGGCCAGCAGGATGAGATCATGTTCATCGATCCCTCCTCTTTCCGCACCAGCATCGCCCAGTGGTTTGATCTGCCCACCGATATGATCGCCCTGGATCCGGTGGAAAACAAGATGGTGAGCCCCTGGAACAGCCCCAATGTCAAGCCTTATTTTGAATACCTCAACAGCCTGGTGCAGGAAGGCATTCTGGACCCCTCTGTCGCCGGCAACTGGGAGCTGATGGCCCAGAAACGCGCCGAAAACAAGCTGGGATGCCTGTGGGACTACACCAATGCCATGTGGAACGAGCCCACCGTGGCGGAGATTGCCCCCGATGCGCTGTATGCGCCGCTGATGCCGCTGCCCGCCCTGGACGGCGTGGAGCCCGGCTCGATGTCTGAGCCCAGTTCCATGGTTTGGGAGCGCTATGTGGTCACCAAGGATTGCGAAGACCTGGAGGCCGTTGCCCGCCTGCTGGATATTGTGTATTCCGATGAGTACGCTGTGCTCACCGCCTTTGGCCAGGAAGGCGTCAACTTCACATACGAAGACGGCGTTATGACTCCCATTCCCGGTCTGACTGCGGATATGGCCCACGAGCAGCGCATCTCCGAAGGCGCCATGCTGTGGAACGGCGTTCTGCCCCGCGTGCAGGAAGTGGATATGCGCCAGCAGGTTGCCAATTGCGATGACTACAAGCGGCAGGTCACTTTGGACCTCATCGACTACGATCTGAAATATCCGGATCAGGTGAACAATTTCCTGGCTCTGCCCACCAAGGAAGAATCCGACAAGATCAATGCCCTGCTGCCCAATCTGCAAACCGCTTCCAAGGAGCTGGCCACCAAACTCACCCTGGGCCAGATCTCTGTGGACGACCTGGACAAGGAAGTGGAAAAGCTGGAAGAGCTGGGCCTGAGCGAACTGGTCGATATCTACCAGGCTCGCTATGAGCGCTACCTGGCCAATATGCCTTCCTGA
- a CDS encoding Gfo/Idh/MocA family oxidoreductase, with amino-acid sequence MDLPIKIVIGGLGVRGYEVYASYAKRNPDKMQVTAIAEPNPIRRRDVQRDLGLSDSQCYETMESLLQQPRLGDVAVIATQDRDHVRLALPALEKGYHLLLEKPISPLLQECLALQQAAHRCGRIVTVAHVLRYTQIFSTVKRLLESGEIGRLIHMDLIENVAYWHFAHSYVRGNWRREEDSSPMILAKSCHDLDLLRWFAGSACISLSSNGGLSVFRAESAPEGADDRCTRCALSTRCPYSAVRIYMENEKTGILGGNAGWPCSVLSETPTPDSIRAALEKGPYGRCVYACDNDVADHQCVNMQFANGVCATFTVTAFTQECCRTMRAMGSLGELEIDMLRNRVMLRRFGQPEQIIELDKLTDRFAGHGGGDDRMMDALAALFQREDPASLTSVDVSIDSHIMALAAERSRLEGGACIDLLQFARRT; translated from the coding sequence ATGGATCTTCCCATCAAAATCGTCATCGGCGGTCTGGGTGTGCGGGGATATGAGGTATACGCCTCCTATGCCAAGCGCAACCCCGACAAAATGCAGGTGACCGCCATCGCCGAACCCAACCCCATCCGCCGCCGGGATGTGCAGCGGGACCTGGGCCTTTCGGACAGCCAGTGCTACGAAACCATGGAATCCCTCCTGCAGCAGCCCCGTCTGGGGGATGTGGCTGTCATCGCCACCCAGGACCGCGACCATGTGCGGCTGGCACTTCCCGCCCTGGAAAAAGGGTATCACCTGCTGCTCGAAAAGCCCATCTCTCCCCTTTTGCAGGAATGTCTGGCACTGCAGCAAGCGGCGCACCGCTGCGGCCGGATCGTCACCGTGGCCCATGTGCTGCGCTACACTCAGATTTTCTCCACTGTGAAACGGCTGCTGGAATCCGGAGAGATCGGCCGGCTCATCCACATGGATCTGATCGAAAATGTGGCCTACTGGCATTTTGCCCACAGCTATGTGCGGGGCAACTGGCGCCGCGAGGAGGATTCCAGCCCCATGATTCTGGCAAAAAGCTGCCACGACCTGGACCTGCTGCGCTGGTTTGCCGGCAGCGCCTGTATATCCCTCTCCTCCAACGGCGGCCTGTCTGTTTTTCGCGCTGAAAGCGCCCCCGAAGGCGCGGACGACCGCTGCACCCGCTGTGCCCTATCCACCCGCTGCCCGTACAGCGCTGTGCGCATCTACATGGAAAATGAAAAGACCGGCATTCTCGGCGGCAATGCCGGCTGGCCCTGCTCGGTGCTGAGCGAAACGCCCACGCCGGACAGCATCCGCGCCGCTCTGGAAAAGGGGCCCTACGGGCGCTGTGTCTACGCCTGTGACAACGATGTGGCCGACCACCAGTGTGTGAACATGCAGTTTGCCAACGGCGTCTGCGCCACCTTCACCGTGACCGCCTTCACCCAGGAATGCTGCCGCACCATGCGCGCCATGGGCTCGCTGGGAGAGCTGGAGATCGACATGCTCCGCAACCGCGTGATGCTGCGCCGCTTTGGGCAGCCCGAGCAGATCATCGAGCTGGACAAGCTCACCGACCGCTTTGCCGGGCACGGCGGCGGCGATGACCGGATGATGGACGCCCTGGCCGCACTTTTCCAGCGGGAAGACCCCGCCTCGCTCACCTCGGTGGACGTTTCCATCGACAGCCATATCATGGCGCTTGCTGCCGAGCGTTCACGGCTGGAGGGCGGCGCCTGCATCGACCTGCTTCAGTTTGCCCGCCGCACCTGA
- a CDS encoding beta-N-acetylhexosaminidase has translation MKLVVLSPSSLPEELLAGLGHLCESEGFAVGEGGIAVTARRAGRFAFRLEENSLEVEYRVPAEFFRALSYLKQPSRQPLAWKQQPAFAEVGAMLDCSRNAVLTPDTVKLMLRKMALMGMSVAMLYTEDTYEIPQQPYFGYLRGRYTQQQMRELDRYAADLGIELIPCIQTLAHLERALHWPQNDPDLRDTEDCLMVGEEKVYAYIEQMFQAVRACFHTRRIHIGMDEAWSLGLGNFRFKNGIVPAWELMNRHLSRVAALAQKYNFAPMIWSDMYLRAASPTGGYYDVPDQLPQPVLDAALPDVPLVYWDYYHMDRASYRKLFDVHEQFGAPVLFAGGLWSWVGPVPAVEKMRSASLPGLEEARDHHISTVLATAWGDNGAECPLPAILYGLQLYAEFTYTGDTSPSALASRFESCVGEPCEAFSRLGEFDLPALFAPVSDDPVNFSKFLLYQDPLLPLFQADCEGLALSGRYESLQRLYHGFTSQEPRFEAMYRFYEQLAGLLALKVQWFLQAPAARCQSPQAAQMAALAHACARQCESCRAAWGRLWEAVNKPFGYEVIDLRMAGLTGRFRTAEVQMQRLHQGEIDEIETLACPKLRCLTNADGKFRGCYSWGECISACRI, from the coding sequence ATGAAACTGGTTGTTCTTTCCCCCTCCAGCCTGCCGGAGGAACTCTTGGCGGGCCTGGGGCATCTGTGTGAATCCGAAGGTTTTGCCGTGGGCGAAGGCGGCATTGCGGTCACCGCGCGCCGGGCCGGTCGCTTTGCCTTCCGGCTGGAAGAAAACTCGCTGGAGGTGGAATACCGGGTGCCCGCCGAGTTTTTCCGCGCTTTGTCCTATCTGAAACAGCCGTCCCGCCAGCCCCTCGCCTGGAAGCAGCAGCCGGCCTTTGCCGAGGTGGGTGCAATGCTGGACTGTTCCCGCAATGCCGTGCTGACCCCCGACACGGTGAAGCTGATGCTGCGCAAAATGGCCCTGATGGGCATGTCGGTAGCCATGCTGTACACCGAGGACACCTACGAAATCCCTCAGCAGCCCTATTTTGGCTATCTGCGGGGCCGCTACACCCAGCAGCAGATGCGGGAACTGGACCGGTATGCGGCGGACCTGGGCATCGAGCTCATCCCCTGCATCCAGACCCTGGCGCATCTGGAGCGGGCGCTGCACTGGCCGCAGAATGACCCCGACCTGCGGGACACCGAAGACTGCCTGATGGTGGGGGAGGAAAAGGTATATGCCTACATCGAGCAGATGTTCCAGGCTGTGCGGGCCTGTTTCCACACCCGGCGCATCCACATCGGCATGGACGAGGCCTGGTCTTTGGGGCTGGGAAATTTCCGCTTCAAAAACGGGATCGTCCCCGCCTGGGAATTGATGAACCGGCACCTCTCCCGGGTGGCGGCTCTTGCCCAAAAATACAATTTCGCGCCGATGATCTGGAGCGACATGTACCTGCGCGCCGCTTCGCCCACCGGCGGCTACTACGACGTTCCCGACCAGCTGCCCCAGCCCGTTCTGGACGCCGCTCTGCCGGATGTTCCTCTGGTTTACTGGGACTACTACCACATGGACCGGGCAAGCTACCGCAAGCTGTTTGACGTTCACGAGCAGTTCGGCGCACCGGTTCTGTTTGCCGGCGGCCTGTGGAGCTGGGTGGGGCCCGTGCCCGCGGTGGAAAAAATGCGCAGCGCCAGCCTTCCCGGCCTGGAAGAAGCGCGTGACCACCACATTTCCACCGTGCTGGCCACCGCCTGGGGCGACAACGGCGCCGAATGCCCGCTGCCCGCCATTCTGTACGGTTTGCAGCTGTACGCCGAATTCACCTATACCGGCGACACCAGCCCCTCTGCCCTGGCCAGCCGCTTTGAAAGCTGCGTGGGGGAGCCCTGCGAGGCTTTTTCCCGTCTGGGCGAGTTCGATCTGCCTGCCCTGTTTGCCCCTGTGTCCGACGACCCCGTAAACTTCTCCAAATTTCTGCTTTACCAGGACCCGCTGCTGCCGCTGTTTCAGGCCGACTGCGAGGGCCTTGCCCTTTCGGGCCGGTATGAATCGCTGCAGCGCCTGTACCACGGCTTTACCAGCCAGGAGCCGCGGTTTGAGGCCATGTACCGCTTTTACGAGCAGCTGGCCGGCTTGCTGGCGCTGAAGGTCCAGTGGTTTCTTCAGGCTCCCGCCGCCCGCTGCCAAAGCCCCCAGGCCGCCCAAATGGCCGCCCTGGCCCACGCCTGTGCCCGGCAATGCGAGAGCTGCCGAGCCGCCTGGGGCAGGCTGTGGGAAGCGGTGAACAAACCTTTCGGCTATGAGGTGATCGATCTGCGCATGGCGGGCCTGACCGGGCGATTCCGCACCGCCGAAGTCCAAATGCAGCGCCTGCACCAGGGAGAGATCGACGAGATCGAAACCCTTGCCTGCCCCAAGCTGCGCTGCCTGACCAACGCCGACGGCAAATTCCGGGGCTGCTATTCCTGGGGCGAATGCATCTCCGCCTGCCGCATATAA
- a CDS encoding carbohydrate ABC transporter permease yields MTQILARKKHGIPNGSRLVDVLIVIAVAVICLFTLYPMYYVFIMSISKPQDVLAMNVSFWPTGFELQAYKKIFTDSDMWRAYGNSILYTVSTTVLVIITSVMGAYPLSVPELRGRKYVVAFVLLPMYFGGGLIPTFLLMSKLNLYNNIFAIIVPASFNIWYIILTRTYFTGLPRDIRESAFIDGASNFTVLRRIYLPLAKPILAVVSIYSIVTMWNNWFAAQVYLPDKNLHPLQLYLKRVLVAQTVDLTKLNSADIENAMNQMLSATQMQYAMIIFTTLPIIFTYPFFQKYFIKGVMLGSLKG; encoded by the coding sequence ATGACTCAGATATTGGCGCGCAAGAAACACGGCATTCCAAATGGATCGCGGCTGGTGGATGTGCTGATCGTGATCGCGGTGGCAGTCATCTGCCTGTTCACCCTGTATCCCATGTACTATGTTTTCATCATGTCCATCAGCAAGCCCCAGGATGTGCTGGCGATGAACGTATCCTTTTGGCCCACGGGATTTGAACTGCAGGCCTATAAAAAAATCTTTACCGATTCCGATATGTGGCGTGCCTACGGAAATTCCATCCTGTATACAGTGTCCACCACGGTGCTGGTGATCATCACGAGCGTGATGGGTGCCTATCCGCTGTCGGTTCCGGAACTGCGGGGCAGAAAATATGTGGTTGCCTTTGTGCTGCTGCCCATGTACTTTGGCGGCGGATTGATCCCCACCTTTCTGCTCATGAGCAAGCTCAATCTCTACAACAATATTTTCGCCATCATTGTGCCGGCGTCTTTCAATATCTGGTACATCATTCTCACCCGCACCTATTTCACGGGGCTGCCCCGGGATATACGGGAATCGGCGTTCATAGACGGCGCCAGCAATTTTACAGTTCTGCGCCGCATCTATCTGCCCCTGGCAAAGCCCATTTTGGCGGTGGTGTCCATCTACTCCATCGTGACCATGTGGAACAACTGGTTTGCGGCGCAGGTCTATCTGCCGGATAAAAACCTGCATCCGCTGCAGCTGTACCTCAAGAGGGTGCTGGTGGCCCAGACTGTAGATCTCACCAAGCTCAACTCGGCGGATATCGAAAATGCCATGAATCAAATGCTCTCCGCAACGCAGATGCAGTATGCGATGATCATTTTCACCACCCTGCCGATCATCTTTACCTATCCCTTCTTCCAGAAATATTTCATCAAAGGTGTTATGCTCGGTTCTCTGAAAGGCTAA
- a CDS encoding ABC transporter permease subunit, protein MRTPNAKTAPKRINYKLKSQIQLYAIMSPVLILIFIFCYVPMYGLLISFQDWTPGMPFMDFTGQTKWVGLKHFSTFVHDPYFWRLIKNTLVLSAMNLGIAFWIPIIFSLLINEVRLVKFKKFAQTASYMPYFISSVVVAGMALSFLSSDGIINKFIMMMGGEPFLLNMKPQYFPIVYTVINIWRNFGWGSILYLSSMASIDPTLYEAASLDGANRWHKIWHVTLPAIKPTIVVMLIMGVGGMLGADSDMILLLYNPATYEYADVIGTYLYRYGLMGGNFSYGTAVGFMISLINFGMVYLANMVSRKVADYSLW, encoded by the coding sequence GTGCGAACTCCAAACGCAAAGACGGCACCCAAGAGAATCAATTATAAATTAAAAAGTCAGATACAGCTGTACGCCATTATGTCGCCGGTGCTGATTTTGATTTTCATCTTCTGCTATGTACCCATGTATGGCCTGCTGATCTCCTTCCAGGACTGGACACCCGGCATGCCCTTTATGGATTTCACCGGGCAGACCAAGTGGGTGGGGCTGAAACATTTTTCAACATTTGTACATGACCCGTATTTCTGGCGGCTCATCAAAAACACCCTGGTGCTCAGCGCCATGAACCTGGGCATCGCGTTTTGGATCCCGATCATTTTTTCGCTGCTGATCAATGAAGTGCGGCTGGTCAAGTTCAAAAAGTTTGCCCAGACGGCAAGCTACATGCCTTACTTCATTTCCAGCGTGGTGGTGGCCGGCATGGCGCTTTCCTTTTTGAGCAGCGACGGCATCATCAACAAATTCATCATGATGATGGGCGGCGAACCCTTCCTTTTGAATATGAAGCCGCAGTATTTCCCCATCGTGTACACAGTGATCAACATTTGGCGGAACTTCGGCTGGGGCAGCATCCTCTACCTGTCTTCCATGGCTTCCATCGACCCCACTCTCTACGAGGCGGCCAGTCTGGACGGCGCCAACCGGTGGCATAAAATCTGGCATGTTACCCTGCCAGCCATCAAACCCACCATTGTGGTCATGCTGATCATGGGCGTGGGCGGTATGCTGGGCGCGGATTCGGATATGATCCTGCTGCTGTACAATCCCGCAACCTACGAATACGCCGACGTCATCGGCACCTATCTGTACCGCTATGGCCTGATGGGCGGCAACTTCAGCTACGGCACAGCGGTTGGATTTATGATCTCGCTGATCAACTTCGGCATGGTTTATCTGGCCAACATGGTCTCCCGCAAGGTTGCCGATTATTCGCTGTGGTGA
- a CDS encoding AraC family transcriptional regulator yields the protein MRKERKEANEKSFLAESQKVRDVLDDIWEVGSEVSNVLQNSIWVQKFTSESKIFENEFGPMEKQDISVNLTALCSLNSALRDIAVLYPQKDLVVTSSGWFSVSEYENYLQRKLQLPANLVTEHLLNVPGCEGPLKPSNFAFHNADYLVYVQQLDILTPPRAIAISCYDKAAMQKLLQQVCGEQVTQLLVKDWNGQPIWQVDFQQTSAPTQTCSTSSQSMLVTYDLTYEDAPIPFAQSAWNYVLVLVLAMLGILAAYVLASIQYRPLGNLIQKINKKVKGKNEQQDIDTLATCVGRLYDDHTNMENTIAAYRYALREQTNAQLLRGYFNSDQQSVPSSCNYWYVVVVFRHQPGNPDNEIEDTRIHLEFLLTLKKSLQTIKCGQSHCELVENIDECTAVIAEFPSLPDEDIAMELAQPLYDALIEEDIECSVFVARARRGLTGISAAYQEIKESMREKKGICGIQFASPNMEYYYPLDWETQLVRAIREGSEKRAQAILQQLYEENQRLGLSYTLICRVATLLYETMRRIILEEKLPVQMFLKMEEPRHGMTLEQAFDRARNTVNTLCEQIMQKKQQAATNVNRSLVSYVNEHLHDPDLSLNLLSDHFGVSNASVSRIFKNTVGQNFYNYITEKRMAKAKELLVLKGYCPREIATEIGYDNEYSFKRAFQRTYGITPRDFLEKEGKNAR from the coding sequence ATGCGGAAAGAACGTAAGGAAGCCAACGAAAAGTCCTTTTTAGCCGAGAGCCAGAAGGTGCGGGACGTCCTGGACGATATTTGGGAAGTGGGCAGCGAAGTGAGCAACGTGCTGCAAAATTCCATTTGGGTGCAGAAGTTCACTTCGGAGAGCAAGATTTTTGAAAATGAGTTCGGCCCGATGGAAAAACAGGATATTTCGGTCAATCTCACCGCTCTGTGCAGCCTCAACAGCGCTCTGCGGGATATCGCAGTGCTCTATCCGCAAAAAGATCTGGTGGTGACGTCCAGCGGGTGGTTTTCCGTTTCGGAGTACGAAAACTATTTGCAGCGAAAATTGCAGCTGCCTGCCAATCTCGTCACCGAGCATCTGCTGAATGTGCCGGGGTGCGAGGGCCCGCTCAAACCCAGCAATTTTGCTTTTCACAATGCGGACTATCTGGTCTATGTGCAGCAGCTGGATATTCTTACTCCGCCCCGGGCAATTGCCATAAGCTGCTATGACAAGGCAGCCATGCAAAAGCTGCTTCAGCAGGTATGCGGCGAACAGGTGACCCAGCTGCTCGTAAAGGACTGGAACGGCCAGCCCATCTGGCAGGTGGATTTTCAGCAGACCTCTGCACCGACCCAAACATGCAGCACCAGCAGCCAGAGCATGCTGGTAACCTATGACCTCACCTACGAGGATGCCCCCATTCCCTTTGCACAGAGCGCCTGGAACTATGTGCTGGTATTAGTGCTTGCCATGCTGGGCATTTTGGCCGCCTATGTGCTGGCCAGCATTCAGTACCGGCCTTTGGGGAACCTGATTCAAAAGATAAACAAAAAGGTCAAGGGCAAAAACGAACAGCAGGATATTGACACCCTGGCCACCTGCGTGGGCAGGCTGTACGACGACCACACCAATATGGAAAACACCATTGCGGCCTATCGGTATGCCCTGCGGGAGCAAACCAATGCGCAGCTGCTGCGCGGCTATTTCAACAGTGATCAGCAATCGGTTCCTTCCTCCTGCAATTACTGGTATGTTGTGGTGGTGTTCCGCCATCAGCCTGGCAATCCCGACAACGAAATCGAGGACACGCGGATTCACCTGGAATTTTTGCTCACCTTGAAAAAATCGCTGCAAACCATCAAATGCGGCCAGAGCCACTGCGAACTGGTGGAAAATATTGATGAGTGCACCGCTGTGATTGCAGAATTTCCCTCTCTGCCGGACGAGGACATCGCAATGGAACTGGCGCAGCCGCTGTACGATGCGCTGATCGAAGAGGATATAGAATGCAGCGTGTTTGTGGCCCGCGCCCGCAGGGGCCTGACGGGAATCAGCGCGGCGTACCAGGAAATCAAAGAGAGCATGCGGGAAAAGAAGGGAATTTGCGGCATCCAGTTTGCCAGCCCCAACATGGAGTATTACTACCCGCTGGATTGGGAAACGCAGCTGGTGCGTGCCATCCGGGAGGGCAGCGAAAAAAGAGCGCAGGCGATCCTGCAGCAGCTGTACGAGGAAAATCAGCGCCTTGGGCTGAGCTATACGCTCATCTGCCGGGTTGCCACCCTTTTGTACGAAACCATGCGGCGGATTATTTTGGAAGAAAAGCTGCCGGTGCAGATGTTTTTGAAAATGGAGGAACCGCGGCATGGCATGACGCTGGAGCAGGCGTTTGACCGCGCAAGAAACACCGTCAACACGCTCTGTGAGCAGATCATGCAGAAAAAGCAGCAGGCGGCCACCAACGTGAACCGCTCGCTGGTGAGCTATGTAAACGAGCATCTGCACGACCCCGATCTGTCGCTGAATTTGCTGAGCGACCATTTTGGCGTGTCCAATGCCAGCGTTTCCCGCATCTTCAAAAATACGGTGGGACAAAATTTCTACAACTATATCACAGAAAAGCGGATGGCAAAAGCCAAGGAACTGCTGGTGCTGAAGGGATACTGTCCCCGGGAAATTGCCACAGAAATAGGGTACGACAACGAGTATTCCTTCAAGCGTGCTTTCCAGCGCACCTACGGCATCACGCCCCGCGACTTTTTGGAAAAGGAAGGGAAAAATGCAAGGTGA
- a CDS encoding SGNH/GDSL hydrolase family protein, translated as MADAADFDRQMAAQNARGEEILWHEVPNENILVEGLGFFAEERRWNRLPQSLSGMLQAQRPALIELSSHMAGACLRFRTDSRAVWVKAAVNAAPYMAHMTPAAQCGCDCYLRALPDMAWQFAGLTKFSPQEDSFCCELARDLPPHTEVLVYLPLYIGIRSIAIGLEKGAQMQPALPRKHRRTIAFYGTSITQGGCASRPGMAYPAILSRELDREVYNLGFSGNGVGMSGLASCFCSLPRLGALVVDIQPNAGPQGLLETNLPAFLDAVRGCAPQLPVLVLSASWQTKCGWNSTEAEQFAREERFQQQEVERRKSRGDSFIWFASARDMLETVAKETTVDGVHLTDLGFWLLAQKLRPLLCRMLEQGQTNE; from the coding sequence ATGGCGGACGCAGCTGATTTTGACCGGCAGATGGCGGCGCAGAATGCCCGGGGGGAAGAAATCCTATGGCACGAAGTTCCCAACGAAAACATTCTGGTGGAAGGTTTGGGCTTTTTTGCAGAGGAAAGGCGATGGAACCGCCTCCCCCAATCTCTTTCCGGTATGCTGCAGGCCCAGCGGCCGGCGCTGATCGAATTGTCTTCTCACATGGCGGGTGCCTGCCTGCGCTTTCGGACTGACAGCCGGGCAGTGTGGGTAAAGGCGGCGGTAAACGCAGCTCCCTATATGGCGCATATGACTCCGGCGGCCCAGTGCGGGTGCGACTGCTATTTGAGGGCTTTGCCCGACATGGCCTGGCAGTTTGCAGGGCTGACAAAGTTTTCGCCGCAGGAGGACTCCTTTTGCTGCGAACTGGCGCGGGACCTTCCGCCGCACACCGAGGTGCTGGTGTATCTGCCGCTGTATATTGGCATTCGGTCGATTGCAATCGGCCTGGAAAAAGGGGCGCAGATGCAGCCGGCATTGCCCCGCAAACATCGCAGGACCATCGCCTTTTATGGCACTTCCATCACCCAGGGAGGTTGTGCCTCCCGGCCGGGTATGGCGTATCCGGCCATTTTGTCCCGGGAACTGGACCGGGAAGTGTACAATTTGGGGTTTTCGGGCAATGGCGTGGGAATGTCAGGTCTGGCTTCCTGCTTTTGCAGCCTGCCTCGGCTGGGGGCGCTGGTGGTGGACATCCAGCCCAACGCCGGCCCCCAGGGGCTGCTGGAAACCAACCTGCCAGCCTTTCTGGATGCGGTGCGCGGCTGTGCGCCGCAGCTGCCGGTTTTGGTGCTTTCGGCAAGCTGGCAGACAAAATGCGGCTGGAACAGCACCGAAGCGGAACAGTTTGCGCGGGAAGAGCGTTTTCAGCAGCAGGAGGTGGAACGCCGGAAATCCCGGGGAGATAGCTTTATCTGGTTTGCATCGGCACGGGATATGTTGGAAACGGTTGCAAAGGAAACCACCGTGGACGGCGTCCATTTGACCGATCTGGGCTTTTGGCTGCTGGCTCAAAAACTGCGGCCGCTGCTGTGCCGGATGCTGGAACAAGGACAGACAAACGAATAA